The Azospirillum brasilense genome window below encodes:
- a CDS encoding precorrin-2 dehydrogenase/sirohydrochlorin ferrochelatase family protein, with the protein MAAVIPVALDPTHVRIALVGQGPLAKRRLAQLLEGGAAPAVYSPEPDAELIALAGIALRRALPAPADLEGVQVLFVVGIDDPAAEALARQARVRNILVNVEDVIPLCDFHAPSVIRRGDLLMTVSTGGRSPALAQVLRERLETLFPAVWADRLAELAALRDRLRATGAKGPEVLRACRDLIAAKGWLP; encoded by the coding sequence GTGGCCGCGGTGATCCCGGTCGCGCTCGACCCGACGCATGTGCGGATCGCGCTGGTCGGTCAGGGACCGCTGGCGAAACGCCGTCTCGCGCAATTGCTGGAGGGCGGCGCGGCACCGGCGGTCTATTCACCGGAACCGGATGCTGAATTGATCGCTCTCGCGGGGATTGCCCTGCGTCGCGCCCTGCCCGCGCCCGCCGACTTGGAGGGTGTGCAGGTGCTGTTCGTCGTCGGCATCGACGACCCCGCCGCGGAGGCCCTGGCCCGTCAGGCGCGTGTCCGGAACATCCTGGTGAATGTCGAGGATGTGATTCCGCTCTGTGATTTCCACGCGCCGTCTGTGATACGGCGCGGCGACCTGCTGATGACCGTCTCCACCGGCGGCCGGAGCCCGGCGCTGGCCCAGGTGCTCCGCGAACGGCTGGAGACCCTGTTCCCCGCCGTCTGGGCGGACCGGCTGGCGGAACTCGCCGCGCTCCGCGACCGCCTGCGCGCCACGGGCGCCAAGGGACCCGAGGTGCTGCGCGCCTGCCGGGATCTGATCGCCGCCAAAGGATGGCTGCCATGA
- a CDS encoding nitrite/sulfite reductase has translation MNHIAPGRNAGVYSYDDIDRRFVAERVEQFRAQVERRLSGELTEDEFKPLRLMNGLYLQLHAYMLRIAVPYGVLTARQLRKLAEIGRKYDKGYGHFTTRQNLQFNWIKLEDTPAILHELAEVDMHALQTSGNCVRNVTTDQFVGAARDEVVDGRVYAEILRQWTTLHPEFTFLPRKFKIAIMGSDADRAAIRVHDVGVFAKRNERGEVGFTFYVGGGLGRSPFIGKLIRDWVPEEDFVAYLEAILRVYNQYGRRDNIYKARIKILVHELGQEKFTQEVEEEFARLRGPKYRLAPEVVDEIRRRFGGPAFEKLTDEPESFQAAKATNPDFARWVAVNVLAHKVPGYAAATISLKPAGGIPGDATSEQMELIADLADAHSFGELRVSHAQNLVLAHVRQDALFTLWTALEANGLGTPNAGLIGDIIACPGLDYCALANARSIPLAQAISARFADPARQQTIGELGIKISGCINACGHHHVGAIGILGVDKKGEEFYQITVGGDPTLTTAIGDILGPAVTADETVDAIEAIVEVYLSNRYDGERFIDTLKRVGHGPFKERVYAAH, from the coding sequence ATGAACCACATCGCGCCCGGCCGCAACGCCGGGGTCTACAGCTACGACGACATCGACCGCCGCTTCGTTGCGGAGCGCGTGGAGCAGTTCCGCGCCCAGGTCGAGCGCCGCCTGTCCGGCGAGCTGACGGAGGACGAGTTCAAGCCCCTGCGGCTGATGAACGGCCTCTACCTCCAGCTCCACGCCTACATGCTGCGCATCGCCGTTCCTTACGGCGTCCTGACCGCGCGGCAGCTCCGCAAGCTGGCCGAGATCGGGCGCAAGTACGACAAGGGCTACGGCCACTTCACCACCCGGCAGAATCTCCAGTTCAACTGGATCAAGCTGGAGGACACCCCGGCGATCCTGCATGAGCTGGCCGAGGTGGACATGCACGCGCTGCAAACCAGCGGCAACTGCGTGCGCAACGTCACCACCGACCAGTTCGTCGGGGCGGCGCGGGACGAAGTGGTGGACGGGCGCGTCTACGCCGAGATCCTGCGGCAGTGGACGACCCTGCACCCCGAATTCACCTTTCTGCCGCGCAAGTTCAAGATCGCCATCATGGGGTCGGACGCCGACCGTGCGGCCATCCGCGTCCATGACGTCGGCGTCTTCGCCAAGCGCAATGAGCGGGGCGAGGTCGGCTTCACCTTCTACGTCGGCGGTGGCCTCGGCCGGTCGCCCTTCATCGGCAAGCTGATCCGCGACTGGGTGCCGGAGGAGGACTTCGTCGCCTATCTCGAAGCCATCCTGCGCGTCTACAACCAGTATGGCCGGCGCGACAACATCTACAAGGCGCGCATCAAGATCCTCGTCCACGAACTGGGCCAGGAGAAGTTCACCCAGGAGGTCGAGGAGGAGTTCGCCCGCCTGCGCGGCCCAAAATACCGCCTCGCGCCGGAGGTCGTCGACGAGATCCGCCGCCGCTTCGGCGGCCCGGCCTTCGAGAAGCTGACCGACGAGCCGGAGTCCTTCCAGGCCGCCAAGGCCACGAACCCGGACTTCGCCCGCTGGGTGGCGGTCAACGTGCTGGCCCACAAGGTTCCCGGCTACGCCGCCGCCACCATCTCGCTGAAGCCCGCCGGCGGCATCCCCGGCGACGCCACCTCGGAGCAGATGGAGCTGATCGCCGATTTGGCCGACGCGCACAGCTTCGGCGAACTGCGCGTCAGCCACGCCCAGAACCTCGTCCTCGCCCATGTCCGGCAGGACGCGCTGTTCACCCTGTGGACGGCGCTGGAGGCCAACGGGCTGGGCACGCCGAACGCCGGGCTGATCGGCGACATCATCGCCTGCCCCGGCCTCGACTACTGCGCGCTGGCCAACGCCCGCTCGATCCCGCTGGCCCAGGCCATCTCGGCCCGCTTCGCCGATCCGGCGCGGCAGCAGACCATCGGCGAGCTGGGCATCAAGATCAGCGGCTGCATCAACGCCTGCGGCCACCATCACGTCGGCGCCATCGGCATCCTCGGCGTGGATAAGAAGGGCGAGGAGTTCTACCAGATCACCGTCGGCGGTGACCCGACCCTGACCACGGCCATCGGCGACATCCTCGGCCCGGCGGTGACCGCCGACGAGACGGTGGACGCCATCGAGGCCATCGTCGAGGTCTATCTGTCCAACCGCTACGACGGGGAACGCTTCATCGACACGCTGAAGCGCGTCGGCCACGGCCCGTTCAAGGAGAGAGTCTATGCCGCTCATTAA
- a CDS encoding DUF2849 domain-containing protein, whose translation MALNDKSRNEAVLKAITANRLRDGEVIFLAPGPDLGPDLGWVERLDGAALFEDAAAADTALAAAKAKAEGEQFAVDVYAFELRVVDGQRVPVKTRERIRALGPTVRIDLGKQAAA comes from the coding sequence ATGGCGTTGAACGATAAGTCCAGGAACGAGGCGGTGCTGAAGGCCATCACCGCCAACCGCCTGCGCGACGGCGAGGTGATCTTCCTCGCCCCCGGCCCCGACCTCGGCCCCGACCTCGGCTGGGTGGAGCGTCTGGACGGCGCCGCCCTGTTCGAGGACGCGGCCGCCGCTGACACCGCCCTGGCCGCCGCCAAGGCCAAGGCGGAGGGCGAGCAGTTCGCCGTGGACGTCTACGCCTTCGAACTGCGCGTCGTGGACGGGCAGCGGGTGCCGGTCAAGACGCGGGAGCGCATCCGGGCGCTCGGCCCCACCGTCCGCATCGATCTCGGCAAGCAGGCTGCGGCCTGA
- a CDS encoding DUF934 domain-containing protein: MPLIKDGRIVEDEWVAVADGEPVPADRPAVVTFERWQAERASFDGRNAALGVRVKSGTLAPAIAPDLGRFALVAIEFPKFRDGRGFSTARELRERYGYEGEIRAVGHVIPDQYRFLLRTGFTSAEAPENTNPESWAHALTEITVAFQPSLDDPQPLSLLRRRLGS; encoded by the coding sequence ATGCCGCTCATTAAGGACGGCCGCATCGTCGAGGACGAGTGGGTCGCGGTCGCCGACGGCGAGCCGGTTCCCGCCGACCGCCCCGCCGTCGTCACCTTCGAGCGCTGGCAGGCGGAGCGTGCGAGCTTCGACGGGCGCAACGCGGCGCTCGGCGTCCGGGTCAAGAGCGGAACCCTGGCCCCGGCCATCGCGCCGGACCTGGGCCGCTTCGCCCTGGTGGCGATCGAGTTTCCGAAGTTCCGCGACGGCCGCGGCTTCTCCACCGCGCGCGAGTTGCGGGAGCGCTATGGTTATGAGGGTGAGATCCGGGCGGTCGGGCACGTCATCCCCGACCAGTACCGCTTCCTCCTGCGCACCGGCTTCACCTCCGCCGAGGCGCCGGAGAACACCAACCCGGAGAGCTGGGCGCACGCCCTGACGGAGATCACCGTCGCCTTCCAGCCGTCGCTGGACGACCCGCAGCCGCTGTCGCTCCTGCGCCGCCGCCTGGGGTCCTGA
- the cysD gene encoding sulfate adenylyltransferase subunit CysD, whose translation MTADLDYLESQSIYILREAYNRIDKLALLWSIGKDSNVLLWLCRKAFFGRVPFPVVQLDTAMELQEVYDFRDRIAGEWDLDLRVEACPPEADMDQTLPPLTRAAARKTEGLKNLLRTGKYQGIMVGIRRDEQATRAKERVFSPRSLEGDWDVKDQPAEFWDHYKTRFDEGTHVRIHPLLHWTELDIWRYSKREGIPIVPLYFAKDGKRYRSLGEKNITFPVDSTAGTIDEIIAELVVTRIPERAGRAMDNEAEDSFERLRSSGYM comes from the coding sequence ATGACCGCCGATCTCGATTACCTTGAGAGCCAGAGCATCTATATCCTCCGCGAGGCCTACAACCGCATCGACAAGCTGGCTCTGCTGTGGTCGATCGGAAAGGACAGCAACGTCCTGCTCTGGCTCTGCCGCAAGGCGTTCTTCGGGCGCGTGCCGTTCCCGGTCGTCCAGCTCGACACCGCGATGGAGCTGCAGGAGGTCTACGACTTCCGCGACCGCATCGCCGGGGAGTGGGACCTCGACCTGCGGGTGGAGGCGTGCCCGCCGGAAGCGGACATGGACCAGACCCTGCCGCCGCTGACCCGCGCCGCCGCCCGCAAGACGGAGGGGCTGAAGAACCTTCTGCGCACCGGCAAGTACCAGGGCATCATGGTCGGCATCCGCCGCGACGAGCAGGCGACCCGCGCCAAGGAGCGCGTCTTCTCGCCCCGCTCGCTGGAAGGCGATTGGGACGTGAAGGACCAGCCGGCGGAGTTCTGGGACCATTACAAGACCCGGTTCGACGAAGGCACCCACGTCCGCATCCACCCGCTGCTGCATTGGACCGAGCTGGACATCTGGCGCTACTCCAAGCGCGAGGGGATTCCCATCGTCCCGCTGTACTTCGCCAAGGACGGCAAGCGCTACCGCTCGCTGGGCGAGAAGAACATCACCTTCCCGGTGGACAGCACCGCCGGCACCATCGACGAGATCATCGCCGAACTGGTCGTGACCCGCATTCCGGAGCGCGCCGGCCGCGCCATGGACAACGAGGCCGAGGACAGCTTCGAGCGCCTGCGCAGCTCGGGCTACATGTAA
- a CDS encoding MerR family transcriptional regulator, whose protein sequence is MKARGTTKSAMAFRTISEVSSDLDVPQHVLRFWEGKFPQLRPLKRGGGRRYYRPEDVDLLRQIQNLLYGEGYTIKGVQRLLKDGKLDDDPDARRRAEDAPDEPDAFEAASDGARVDLVATEEAAPIVALDGLSDTIRQAIAQALDELREARLLLAVGEAKEI, encoded by the coding sequence ATGAAGGCGCGCGGCACCACGAAGTCCGCCATGGCGTTCCGCACGATCAGCGAGGTGTCGTCCGACCTGGACGTGCCGCAGCATGTGCTGCGTTTCTGGGAAGGCAAGTTCCCGCAGCTTCGCCCGCTCAAGCGCGGTGGAGGGCGGCGCTATTACCGCCCGGAAGACGTGGACCTGCTGCGGCAGATTCAGAATTTGCTGTATGGCGAAGGCTACACGATCAAGGGTGTCCAGCGCCTTCTGAAGGATGGGAAGCTGGACGACGATCCGGACGCCCGAAGGAGAGCGGAGGACGCGCCAGATGAACCGGACGCGTTTGAGGCTGCTTCGGACGGGGCGCGCGTGGACTTGGTCGCCACCGAAGAGGCCGCTCCGATCGTTGCGCTCGACGGCCTGTCGGACACCATCCGGCAGGCCATCGCCCAGGCTCTCGATGAGTTGAGGGAGGCGCGCCTTCTGCTCGCAGTGGGGGAGGCTAAAGAAATTTGA
- a CDS encoding integration host factor subunit alpha — MSQNTVTRAQLSEAVYQEVGLSRNESADLVESVLEEISDALARGEMVKISSFGSFQIRQKGQRVGRNPKTGEEVPILPRRVLVFRASHVLKNRINEVVEAEEAEAQRVKAVS, encoded by the coding sequence ATGTCACAGAATACCGTCACCCGCGCGCAGCTCAGCGAAGCGGTCTACCAAGAGGTCGGCCTGTCGCGCAACGAATCCGCCGATCTGGTCGAAAGCGTCCTGGAGGAGATCTCCGACGCCCTGGCCCGCGGCGAGATGGTCAAGATCTCGTCCTTCGGCAGTTTCCAGATCCGGCAGAAGGGGCAGCGGGTCGGCCGCAACCCGAAGACCGGCGAAGAGGTTCCGATCCTGCCCAGGCGCGTCCTGGTCTTCCGGGCTAGCCACGTGCTGAAGAACCGCATCAACGAGGTCGTGGAGGCGGAGGAAGCCGAGGCGCAGCGCGTGAAGGCGGTCTCCTGA
- the cobA gene encoding uroporphyrinogen-III C-methyltransferase, which yields MIASSLLSRLPSFEPGSVWLAGAGPGDPGLLTLLAAKALGEADAIVHDALVGGGILEAANPEALLVDMGKRAGHPSPKQEAINSRLVELAREGRRVLRLKGGDPFVFGRGGEECLALAEAEIPFRVVPGVTAGIGGLAYAGIPVTHRGFGTTATFVTGHDKAGGLPADLDWDVLARLPGALVFYMALGTIGTIAERLEAAGKPPMTPVAIVSSASTEAQSVIETNLAHCARDVVRLQAKRPAIIVVGEVVRLRTLIGAWQQTTGQNPFSIAVSA from the coding sequence ATGATCGCATCGTCTCTTCTGTCCCGCCTGCCCTCCTTCGAGCCGGGCAGCGTCTGGCTGGCCGGCGCCGGCCCCGGCGATCCGGGCCTGCTGACCCTGCTGGCCGCCAAGGCGCTGGGCGAGGCCGACGCCATCGTCCACGACGCGCTGGTCGGCGGCGGCATCCTGGAGGCCGCCAACCCCGAGGCCCTTCTGGTGGACATGGGCAAGCGCGCCGGCCACCCCTCCCCCAAGCAGGAGGCGATCAACTCCCGGCTGGTGGAACTGGCCCGGGAAGGCCGTCGCGTGCTGCGGCTCAAGGGCGGCGATCCCTTCGTCTTCGGGCGTGGCGGCGAGGAATGCCTGGCGCTGGCCGAGGCCGAAATCCCCTTCCGCGTGGTGCCCGGCGTCACCGCGGGGATCGGCGGCTTGGCTTATGCCGGCATTCCGGTGACCCACCGCGGCTTCGGCACCACGGCGACTTTCGTCACCGGGCACGACAAGGCCGGCGGTCTGCCCGCCGACCTGGACTGGGACGTTCTGGCGCGGCTGCCCGGCGCGCTGGTGTTCTACATGGCGCTGGGCACCATCGGGACCATCGCCGAACGGCTCGAAGCCGCCGGCAAGCCGCCGATGACCCCGGTCGCCATCGTGTCGAGCGCCAGCACCGAGGCGCAGAGCGTCATCGAGACCAATCTTGCCCATTGCGCCCGGGACGTCGTGCGGCTACAGGCCAAGCGCCCCGCGATCATCGTGGTCGGCGAGGTCGTGCGGCTGCGCACCCTGATCGGCGCGTGGCAGCAGACCACCGGCCAGAACCCGTTTTCCATCGCCGTGTCGGCGTGA
- a CDS encoding ABC transporter substrate-binding protein, with translation MTALTRRSAMLAVAAVASLTAASLTALTPGAARAADPVKLEVGYIPILAAAPLFILEGEGWAREAGIDLKLTKFESGPHAIQAMAAGKIDLLYAGVAPVLVARSKGADVSVIANSAVEEMVVASRGEFAKALGGKATAESIAKFVADSGRKVKIGTQPPGSVPDTVLRHWLFKVVKADPANVEIISMGIEKTQQALLAGALDAATIREPTVTVTQKVDPNVGLLATGAEMFPNQPGTVIAVRGPVAKEHGEALTRLLKAHIRAVDQIAKDPARSAKVANEYLGKGLMEPATLESAFRSPGSKFVADPHGVVPAVEQMMTYAKEIGSAEGTIPVAEAFDFRFYDAAAAK, from the coding sequence ATGACCGCCCTGACCCGACGCTCCGCGATGCTGGCTGTGGCCGCCGTCGCATCCCTGACCGCCGCGTCCCTGACCGCCCTGACGCCCGGCGCGGCCCGCGCCGCCGATCCGGTGAAGCTGGAGGTCGGCTACATTCCCATCCTTGCCGCCGCGCCGCTGTTCATCCTGGAAGGGGAAGGCTGGGCGCGCGAGGCTGGCATCGACCTGAAGCTGACCAAGTTCGAATCCGGCCCGCATGCCATCCAGGCGATGGCCGCCGGCAAGATCGACCTGCTCTACGCCGGCGTCGCTCCGGTCCTGGTCGCCCGCTCGAAGGGCGCCGACGTGTCGGTGATCGCCAACTCGGCGGTCGAGGAGATGGTCGTCGCCAGCCGCGGCGAGTTCGCCAAGGCGCTGGGCGGCAAGGCCACCGCGGAGTCCATCGCGAAGTTCGTCGCCGACAGCGGCCGCAAGGTCAAGATCGGCACGCAGCCGCCGGGCTCGGTCCCGGACACGGTGCTGCGCCACTGGCTGTTCAAGGTGGTGAAGGCCGACCCGGCCAACGTGGAGATCATCTCCATGGGCATCGAGAAGACCCAGCAGGCCCTGCTGGCCGGTGCCCTCGACGCGGCGACGATCCGTGAGCCGACGGTGACCGTGACCCAGAAGGTCGACCCGAACGTCGGCCTGCTCGCCACCGGCGCGGAGATGTTCCCGAACCAGCCCGGCACCGTCATCGCGGTCCGCGGCCCGGTCGCCAAGGAGCATGGCGAGGCGCTGACCCGCCTGCTCAAGGCGCACATCCGCGCCGTCGACCAGATCGCCAAGGACCCGGCCCGTTCCGCCAAGGTCGCCAACGAGTATCTGGGCAAGGGCCTGATGGAGCCGGCTACGCTGGAGTCCGCCTTCCGCTCGCCGGGCTCCAAGTTCGTCGCCGACCCGCACGGCGTCGTCCCGGCGGTCGAGCAGATGATGACCTACGCCAAGGAGATCGGCTCCGCCGAGGGCACCATCCCGGTGGCGGAGGCGTTCGACTTCCGCTTCTACGACGCGGCCGCCGCGAAGTAA
- the cysC gene encoding adenylyl-sulfate kinase produces the protein MDIRNELNGQLRIVIVGHVDHGKSTLIGRLLNDTGSLPDGKVEQVHEMSRKRGMPFEWAFVMDALQAERDQGITIDTTQIHFKTEQRPYVIIDAPGHTEFLKNMVTGASQADAALLVIDAAEGALEQSRRHAFLLHLLGVRQVAVAVNKMDRVDFDQYRFEAVSQEIRAYLAELGLHTSTVIPIAARHGDNIVTRSDKAPWYEGPTVVEALDAFRPQQAPTELPLRFPLQDVYKPDDRRILAGRIESGRLRVGDTLRFSPTGATATVVSIEGWNHSQPIVAAQAGQSIGITLDKRIFAERGHVAHHEEGAPHVTHRLGVRAFWLTSEPLAVGKTYTLKITTGEHRVTVESITAVIDIEDLSSTPAKAVHRNEVAEVVLRSRSPIAVDLASALSRTGRGVLIDGHDVVGGCIVVEVDEGPAASANTTEVSHAVTADERNAANGHKGGVLWLTGLSGAGKSTLAMALERALFDRGWQVFVLDGDNVRNGLNAGLGFSAEDRAENIRRVAETAKLFADAGVLVIASLISPLQADRARARAIGGERFHEVYVAADLATCESRDPKGLYRRARAGEIPDFTGVSAPYEAPESAELTIDTGAVTPVEALGELLDYVDGAFGRNALKRDRV, from the coding sequence ATGGACATCCGGAACGAATTGAACGGCCAGCTCCGCATCGTCATCGTCGGCCATGTCGACCACGGCAAGTCGACGCTGATCGGGCGCCTGCTGAACGACACCGGCAGCCTGCCCGACGGCAAGGTGGAGCAGGTCCACGAGATGAGCCGCAAGCGCGGCATGCCCTTCGAATGGGCCTTCGTGATGGACGCGCTCCAGGCCGAGCGGGACCAGGGCATCACCATCGACACCACGCAGATCCACTTCAAGACGGAACAGCGCCCCTACGTCATCATCGACGCGCCGGGCCACACCGAGTTCCTGAAGAACATGGTGACCGGCGCCTCCCAGGCCGACGCCGCCCTGCTGGTGATCGACGCCGCTGAGGGTGCCTTGGAGCAGTCGCGCCGCCACGCCTTCCTGCTGCACCTGCTGGGCGTGCGGCAGGTGGCCGTCGCCGTCAACAAGATGGACCGCGTCGATTTCGACCAGTACCGGTTCGAGGCGGTGTCCCAGGAGATCCGCGCCTATCTGGCGGAACTCGGCCTGCACACCTCCACGGTGATCCCGATTGCGGCGCGCCACGGCGACAACATCGTCACCCGCTCCGACAAGGCGCCCTGGTACGAGGGGCCGACCGTGGTGGAGGCGCTGGACGCCTTCCGCCCGCAGCAGGCGCCGACCGAACTGCCGCTGCGCTTCCCGCTGCAGGACGTCTACAAGCCCGACGACCGCCGCATCCTGGCCGGCCGCATCGAGAGCGGGCGCCTGCGCGTCGGCGACACGCTGCGCTTCTCGCCGACCGGCGCCACCGCCACGGTGGTCAGCATCGAGGGGTGGAACCACAGCCAGCCCATCGTCGCCGCCCAGGCCGGGCAGAGCATCGGCATCACGCTGGACAAGCGCATCTTCGCCGAGCGCGGCCATGTCGCGCACCATGAGGAGGGGGCGCCGCACGTCACCCACCGGCTGGGCGTCCGCGCCTTCTGGCTGACCTCGGAGCCGCTGGCGGTCGGCAAGACCTACACGCTGAAGATCACGACGGGCGAGCACCGCGTGACGGTGGAGAGCATCACCGCCGTCATCGACATCGAGGACCTGTCGAGCACCCCGGCCAAGGCGGTCCACCGCAACGAGGTGGCCGAGGTCGTCCTGCGCTCCCGCTCGCCGATCGCCGTCGACCTCGCTTCGGCGCTGTCGCGCACCGGGCGCGGTGTGCTGATCGACGGGCACGATGTGGTCGGCGGCTGCATCGTCGTCGAGGTGGACGAGGGGCCCGCCGCCTCGGCCAACACGACCGAGGTCTCGCACGCCGTCACCGCGGACGAGCGCAACGCCGCCAACGGCCACAAGGGCGGCGTCCTCTGGCTGACTGGCCTGTCCGGGGCCGGCAAGTCCACGCTGGCCATGGCGCTGGAGCGCGCCCTGTTCGACCGCGGCTGGCAGGTCTTCGTGCTGGACGGCGACAACGTCCGCAACGGGCTGAACGCCGGGCTGGGCTTCTCGGCGGAGGACCGGGCGGAGAACATCCGGCGCGTCGCCGAGACGGCCAAGCTGTTCGCCGACGCCGGCGTGCTGGTCATCGCGTCGCTGATCTCGCCGCTCCAGGCCGACCGGGCGCGGGCACGGGCCATCGGCGGCGAGCGCTTCCACGAGGTCTATGTGGCCGCCGATCTCGCCACCTGCGAATCGCGCGACCCCAAGGGCCTCTACCGCCGAGCGCGCGCCGGGGAGATTCCGGACTTCACCGGCGTCTCCGCCCCCTACGAGGCTCCGGAGTCGGCGGAGCTGACCATCGACACCGGTGCGGTCACTCCGGTGGAGGCGCTGGGCGAACTGCTCGACTATGTGGACGGTGCGTTCGGCCGGAACGCCCTGAAGCGCGACCGGGTGTAA
- a CDS encoding class I SAM-dependent methyltransferase, which produces MIHLICGPSCVGKSTFYESNSPRLLDDQGSKVPLVFPDEIGVRPLPPGDFAIHYNILRPVHAIDADGGHEVENTPWSYDIDEAWLRIRDLPGPKKATVLLASLHELNARAGVRTSIEPNLRSVVQAYPNSYWTGVYARFDLSHVYTSFIDELARQGIKVEFIHSRDGKFLDVPPEKMNEILHDHPSRYSRERIENIIISPIFEYQRIELPHGLATRGQDRSATAALTMPDDLSGHSVLDVGSAIGFFSFEAERRGAQRVVGLEPRQTRFQAAVILKEILGSSVEFRCQDILDYSPSEPFDRVLLLNVIHHLKEPMRVLRRCAELTRNALVIEFPQLDDPIFGGVFDGRGKDLNDLPLIGVSSAGVDQTFLFTASALMRILMDHEKLFQRWEIAESPMPHRKIMTFYK; this is translated from the coding sequence ATGATCCACCTGATCTGCGGACCGAGTTGCGTCGGGAAATCAACATTCTATGAATCAAACTCACCCCGGTTGCTCGATGACCAGGGAAGCAAGGTGCCATTGGTGTTCCCCGACGAAATCGGTGTCCGCCCTCTGCCACCGGGCGATTTTGCCATCCACTACAACATCCTACGCCCTGTCCATGCCATTGATGCCGATGGCGGCCATGAAGTTGAGAATACCCCCTGGTCGTACGACATCGATGAGGCTTGGCTGCGGATCCGGGATTTGCCCGGTCCGAAAAAGGCCACGGTCCTTCTCGCTTCTCTGCATGAACTGAACGCACGAGCCGGTGTGCGGACGTCCATCGAACCGAATCTGCGGTCGGTCGTTCAGGCCTACCCGAACAGCTACTGGACGGGCGTCTATGCCCGGTTTGATTTGTCCCATGTGTACACAAGCTTCATTGATGAGCTTGCTCGGCAAGGGATCAAGGTTGAGTTCATTCATTCAAGAGACGGCAAATTCCTGGATGTTCCACCAGAGAAAATGAATGAGATATTGCACGATCACCCGTCCCGTTATTCACGGGAGAGAATCGAGAACATCATCATATCACCCATTTTTGAGTATCAACGCATAGAGCTGCCACACGGCCTTGCCACGCGTGGGCAGGACCGTTCTGCAACCGCAGCCTTGACCATGCCGGACGATCTGAGTGGCCATTCCGTTCTGGATGTCGGCAGTGCCATTGGATTCTTCTCCTTCGAGGCGGAGCGCCGCGGGGCCCAGCGGGTGGTCGGATTGGAGCCACGCCAAACCCGATTCCAAGCCGCAGTCATCTTGAAGGAAATATTGGGCAGCTCGGTGGAGTTTCGCTGCCAGGACATTTTGGATTACTCACCATCCGAGCCGTTCGATCGTGTGCTCCTTCTCAATGTCATCCATCACCTCAAAGAGCCCATGCGGGTCCTGAGGCGTTGCGCGGAACTCACGCGCAACGCTCTGGTCATCGAGTTTCCCCAGCTTGATGATCCAATATTCGGAGGTGTATTCGATGGTCGCGGAAAAGATTTGAATGACTTGCCTCTCATCGGCGTAAGTTCGGCGGGTGTCGATCAAACCTTCCTATTCACTGCATCTGCGCTTATGCGTATCCTAATGGACCATGAAAAATTGTTCCAACGTTGGGAAATTGCGGAATCACCCATGCCACATCGAAAAATCATGACATTCTATAAATGA
- a CDS encoding phosphoadenylyl-sulfate reductase produces the protein MLDGLAQAVKRDRVTDLTERYGRLDGAVLLNALLRDEFDGRVAVVSSFGTESAVLLALAAEADPSFPVLFVDTGKLFGETLRYRDKLVSALGLTGVRTIGPTGADLAAEDPDGLLFTRSHDACCHLRKTVPLDRALEGFDAWVTGRKRFQASTRAALPLFEAEEGTGRIKINPLAHWDRERIEQEFTRRNLPRHPLEADGFLSIGCFTCTERVAPGADPRSGRWAGTAKTECGIHTFKKTGTAQ, from the coding sequence ATGCTTGATGGACTTGCCCAGGCTGTGAAACGCGACCGCGTGACCGATCTGACCGAACGTTACGGGCGGCTGGACGGGGCGGTGCTTCTGAACGCCCTTCTGCGTGATGAATTCGACGGCCGCGTTGCTGTGGTTTCGTCCTTCGGAACGGAATCGGCGGTGCTGCTCGCCTTGGCGGCGGAAGCCGACCCGTCCTTCCCGGTTCTCTTCGTCGACACCGGGAAGTTGTTCGGGGAAACGCTGCGCTACCGCGACAAGCTGGTGTCCGCGCTCGGCCTGACCGGCGTGCGCACGATCGGCCCGACCGGCGCGGATCTGGCGGCGGAGGACCCCGACGGGCTGCTGTTCACCCGCTCGCACGACGCCTGTTGCCATCTGCGCAAGACGGTGCCGCTGGACCGCGCGCTGGAGGGTTTCGACGCCTGGGTGACCGGGCGCAAGCGCTTCCAGGCATCGACGCGCGCCGCCCTTCCGCTGTTCGAGGCGGAGGAGGGCACGGGCCGCATCAAGATCAACCCGCTTGCCCACTGGGACCGCGAGCGGATCGAGCAGGAGTTCACCCGGCGCAACCTGCCGCGCCACCCGCTTGAAGCCGACGGCTTCCTGTCCATCGGCTGTTTCACCTGCACCGAGCGTGTCGCTCCCGGTGCGGACCCGCGGTCGGGCCGCTGGGCCGGAACCGCCAAGACCGAATGCGGCATTCACACCTTCAAGAAGACCGGAACCGCACAATGA